A portion of the Clostridium gelidum genome contains these proteins:
- a CDS encoding polyprenyl synthetase family protein, which yields MEINNLKQDINDYLENYFKEKGTYNKIIYDSCSYSLNIGGKRIRPILLALSYYIYKEDYKKVMPMAAAIEMIHTYSLIHDDLPCMDNDDLRRGKPTNHVKFQENIAVLAGDALLNESMIIMMNYALINNDNSLKAAYSIAVAAGAEGMIGGQVVDVISEGKTISRDELKYMHSKKTGALIKAAVLAGAILANAPECDLNVLEEYGEKLGLVFQIKDDILDVVGDTKVLGKNTHADEENDKTNFISVFGLDKCNELCDTLSEECINILKDLTVNADCLANLTYTLLNREN from the coding sequence ATGGAGATAAATAATTTAAAGCAAGATATTAATGATTATTTAGAAAATTATTTTAAAGAAAAAGGAACATATAATAAAATTATATATGATTCATGCAGTTATAGCTTAAATATAGGTGGGAAAAGAATTCGTCCTATATTACTTGCATTGTCTTATTATATATACAAAGAAGATTATAAAAAAGTTATGCCAATGGCGGCTGCCATTGAAATGATTCATACTTATTCCTTAATTCATGATGATCTTCCTTGTATGGATAATGATGATTTAAGGCGAGGAAAACCAACAAATCATGTTAAGTTTCAAGAAAATATAGCAGTTCTTGCAGGGGATGCTCTATTAAATGAATCTATGATAATTATGATGAACTATGCTTTGATAAATAACGATAATTCATTAAAAGCAGCTTATAGTATAGCAGTAGCAGCTGGTGCTGAAGGAATGATAGGCGGTCAAGTAGTTGATGTTATCTCTGAAGGTAAAACAATTTCAAGAGATGAATTAAAGTATATGCACTCAAAGAAAACAGGTGCCTTAATTAAGGCAGCAGTACTTGCAGGAGCAATATTAGCAAATGCTCCAGAATGTGACTTGAATGTTTTAGAAGAATACGGAGAAAAATTAGGTTTAGTGTTTCAAATAAAAGATGATATATTAGATGTTGTTGGAGATACTAAAGTACTAGGTAAAAATACACATGCTGATGAAGAAAATGATAAAACTAATTTTATATCAGTTTTTGGATTAGATAAGTGTAATGAATTATGTGATACATTAAGTGAAGAATGTATTAATATTCTTAAGGATTTAACTGTTAATGCAGATTGTTTAGCTAATCTAACGTATACTCTTTTAAATAGAGAAAATTAA
- a CDS encoding exodeoxyribonuclease VII small subunit: protein MAKKESYEEMLTKLQDILNNLETDELNLEDSMKSYEDGVKLVNKIYKILDTYEAKISIIKDEKEVEFSESNGDK from the coding sequence ATGGCTAAAAAAGAAAGTTATGAAGAAATGTTAACTAAGCTTCAAGATATATTAAATAATTTAGAAACAGATGAATTAAACCTTGAAGATTCTATGAAATCTTATGAAGATGGAGTTAAACTTGTAAATAAAATTTATAAGATTTTAGATACATATGAAGCAAAAATTTCTATAATTAAAGATGAAAAAGAAGTGGAGTTTAGTGAAAGTAATGGAGATAAATAA